A window from Tenacibaculum singaporense encodes these proteins:
- a CDS encoding TonB-dependent receptor: MKKHLSLLVLFVVAYANAQEKNVTNKAKDTIIKTEVVNVVTSYVPKITDAFKIKQKPVIEHTKETQKKALEYQIFSVPVASTFIPKSGTMKKVDLGKREKLYPNYVSVGFGNILSPFLEAYVRRSESYNSELGAHLKFLLSSDPVADTELSSTFYNIDLNINYTQQERYFQWSAGLDAEKDKYNWYGLPTNITFTEATLSAIEEAQSYNHIKIFGQIKPDDSFLEEANGAIAFFSDSFESAEFLVDGNAQFRFPLDNFHRQLNDLYVNTTINYLGGSYAYAYDAVTPIDYNFITLGVHPTYKFNVQDLAIQLGAKSYFSMDTENSENNFFIYPDVEISYPIVKELANVFVGASGDLTTNMYQSFTDDNPYLSPTLDMRQTNKKFDAFGGIRGKLNHQFSYNAKVSYADIENNPFFVLNQSKSEGDNIAGTNGFTFYGYEYGNSFKVVYDDIKLMTFFGEVAFDGIKNLTIGANAQFNKFTLTNEEEAWNTPKIKGEVFGTYKTNKWFAGANLYFVGNRKGRIYDTLPAETFTSVDLKSYFDVNFNGGYHFDDSFSVFLNLNNVLNNSYQRFNNFNVQGFQAMGGLTWKFDTLF; the protein is encoded by the coding sequence ATGAAAAAGCACTTAAGTTTACTTGTTTTATTTGTAGTAGCATATGCAAATGCACAAGAAAAAAACGTCACTAATAAAGCTAAAGACACTATAATAAAAACCGAAGTTGTAAATGTAGTAACTTCATATGTTCCTAAAATTACTGATGCTTTTAAAATAAAGCAAAAACCTGTGATTGAACACACAAAAGAAACTCAGAAAAAAGCTTTAGAATATCAAATATTTTCGGTTCCTGTTGCCTCTACTTTTATCCCCAAAAGTGGAACAATGAAAAAAGTTGACTTGGGCAAAAGAGAAAAGTTATATCCAAACTACGTATCAGTTGGATTTGGAAACATCCTTTCACCTTTTTTAGAAGCATATGTAAGACGTAGCGAAAGTTATAATAGCGAATTAGGAGCGCATTTAAAGTTTTTATTATCATCCGACCCTGTAGCTGACACAGAATTAAGTAGTACTTTTTATAATATTGACCTAAACATAAACTACACCCAACAAGAACGTTATTTTCAATGGTCAGCAGGTTTAGATGCTGAGAAAGATAAATATAACTGGTATGGCTTACCTACAAACATCACGTTTACAGAAGCTACTTTAAGTGCTATTGAAGAAGCCCAAAGTTACAATCACATAAAAATATTTGGTCAAATAAAACCTGATGATTCTTTTTTAGAAGAAGCTAATGGAGCAATCGCTTTTTTCTCTGACTCGTTTGAAAGTGCTGAATTTTTAGTTGATGGTAATGCACAATTTCGTTTTCCTTTAGATAATTTTCATCGCCAATTAAACGATTTGTATGTAAATACCACTATTAATTACTTAGGAGGTTCCTATGCTTATGCATATGATGCCGTTACTCCGATAGATTATAACTTCATTACACTTGGAGTACATCCAACTTACAAGTTCAATGTACAAGATTTAGCTATTCAATTGGGAGCAAAAAGTTACTTTTCAATGGATACAGAAAATAGCGAAAATAACTTTTTTATATACCCTGACGTGGAGATTTCTTATCCTATCGTTAAAGAACTAGCAAATGTATTTGTTGGTGCATCTGGTGATTTAACCACAAATATGTATCAATCTTTTACAGATGATAACCCATATTTGTCTCCTACTCTTGACATGAGACAAACTAATAAAAAGTTTGATGCTTTTGGAGGAATTAGAGGTAAACTAAATCATCAATTTAGTTATAATGCAAAAGTAAGTTATGCTGATATTGAAAATAATCCATTTTTTGTTTTGAATCAATCAAAGTCAGAAGGCGACAACATTGCTGGAACTAACGGATTTACATTCTATGGATATGAATATGGGAACTCTTTTAAAGTAGTTTATGATGATATTAAGTTAATGACCTTCTTTGGTGAAGTTGCCTTTGATGGTATTAAAAATCTTACTATTGGAGCTAATGCTCAGTTCAATAAATTTACCTTAACCAATGAAGAAGAAGCTTGGAACACGCCTAAAATAAAAGGAGAAGTTTTTGGAACCTACAAAACCAATAAATGGTTTGCTGGTGCTAACTTATACTTCGTAGGAAATCGTAAAGGAAGAATTTATGATACTTTACCTGCTGAGACCTTTACTTCAGTAGACTTAAAAAGTTATTTTGATGTAAACTTTAATGGGGGATATCATTTTGATGATTCGTTCTCTGTATTCTTAAACTTAAACAATGTTTTAAACAACAGCTATCAACGATTCAATAACTTTAATGTACAAGGATTTCAAGCAATGGGAGGTTTAACCTGGAAGTTTGATACACTGTTCTAA